Proteins encoded in a region of the Frondihabitans sp. 762G35 genome:
- a CDS encoding carbohydrate kinase family protein → MSRSTPLSPDQTRPPGSGRVVVVGDVLDDIIVIPEKAPTPGTDTGATIQHRAGGAAANTAAWLGSLGVEVDFVGRVGSSDVQRHSQLLVNAGVTPRLGYGPNDHTGTVVIQVDGAARTMLTDRGASAALDLGTVTDDLVVGAAIVHLTGYSIVHSRSPVAYRRLVSRVRAAGALVSIDPASSGFIAEFGPDAFLDLVEGADLFFPNLDEGRILTGLDDPDDIVRALQPRFGVVALTRPGGSAVVARAGGKLVHAASSATRFLDPIGAGDAFAAGFLCGWMSSPSVALAARKGTKLAALAYTIVGGRPSR, encoded by the coding sequence ATGTCCCGTTCCACTCCGCTCTCGCCTGACCAGACCCGCCCGCCGGGGTCGGGCCGCGTCGTCGTCGTCGGCGACGTGCTCGACGACATCATCGTGATCCCGGAGAAGGCGCCGACGCCGGGCACCGACACCGGAGCCACGATCCAGCACCGCGCGGGGGGCGCCGCGGCCAACACGGCCGCCTGGCTCGGGTCGCTCGGCGTCGAGGTCGACTTCGTCGGCCGCGTCGGCTCCTCCGACGTGCAGCGGCACTCCCAGCTCCTCGTCAACGCGGGCGTCACGCCCCGCCTCGGCTACGGCCCGAACGACCACACCGGCACGGTCGTCATCCAGGTCGACGGCGCCGCGCGGACCATGCTCACCGACCGCGGCGCCAGCGCGGCCCTCGATCTCGGGACCGTCACGGACGACCTCGTGGTCGGCGCCGCGATCGTCCATCTCACGGGCTACAGCATCGTCCACAGCAGGAGCCCCGTGGCCTACCGCCGGCTCGTCTCCCGGGTCCGCGCGGCCGGGGCTCTCGTCTCGATCGACCCCGCCTCGTCGGGGTTCATCGCCGAGTTCGGACCCGACGCCTTCCTCGACCTCGTCGAGGGCGCGGACCTCTTCTTCCCGAACCTCGACGAGGGGCGGATCCTGACCGGGCTCGACGACCCGGACGACATCGTGCGGGCCCTGCAGCCGCGGTTCGGCGTCGTCGCTCTCACGCGGCCGGGCGGGTCGGCCGTCGTCGCGCGTGCCGGCGGCAAACTCGTCCACGCGGCGTCCAGCGCGACCCGGTTCCTCGACCCGATCGGGGCCGGGGACGCGTTCGCGGCGGGCTTCCTCTGCGGGTGGATGTCGTCCCCGAGCGTCGCCCTCGCCGCGCGGAAGGGCACGAAGCTGGCCGCCCTGGCCTACACGATCGTCGGCGGTCGTCCGTCGCGCTGA
- a CDS encoding GNAT family N-acetyltransferase, with protein MPVHHRVSLVRDLDPVTLYRLLQLRVDVFVVEQRAAYAELDGRDVEPDARLAWVEDDGGEILATLRILREGPDGGERRIGRVATRASARGHGHAATLMRRAVDDCEGLPIHLDAQAHLEAWYARFGFVRSGPDFVEDEIPHLPMTRPAV; from the coding sequence ATGCCCGTGCACCACCGCGTCTCCCTCGTCCGCGACCTCGACCCGGTCACGCTCTACCGCCTCCTGCAGCTCCGCGTCGACGTCTTCGTCGTCGAACAGCGCGCCGCCTACGCCGAGCTGGACGGGCGCGACGTCGAGCCCGACGCGCGCCTCGCCTGGGTGGAGGACGACGGCGGGGAGATCCTGGCGACCCTGCGCATCCTGCGCGAGGGTCCCGACGGCGGCGAGCGCAGGATCGGGCGGGTCGCCACGCGCGCATCGGCCCGCGGTCACGGACACGCGGCGACCCTCATGCGGCGAGCCGTCGACGACTGCGAAGGCCTCCCGATCCACCTCGACGCGCAGGCGCACCTGGAAGCGTGGTACGCCCGCTTCGGTTTCGTCCGCTCCGGCCCGGACTTCGTCGAGGACGAGATCCCCCACCTGCCCATGACTCGCCCCGCCGTCTGA
- a CDS encoding TetR family transcriptional regulator: protein MARRETPPRDRILEAAHAEFAERGLAGARIDTIARQAEASKERLYAHFRTKTDLFDAAIGASIDRWLAAVPFDASNLPEWASKLYLHFSQHPDDARLLLWGQIEGMTLASPGVVDHEQLEWRRDEVRKAQEAGHIPSEWRVDELLTLAFGLVLSWFVTPQTTNLHTDDPERRARVVYEAVENMLREP, encoded by the coding sequence ATGGCACGCCGCGAAACACCGCCCCGGGATCGCATCCTCGAGGCCGCCCACGCCGAGTTCGCCGAGCGCGGCCTGGCCGGCGCCCGCATCGACACCATCGCGAGGCAGGCGGAGGCCAGCAAAGAGCGCCTCTACGCGCACTTCCGCACGAAGACCGACCTCTTCGACGCCGCGATCGGCGCGAGCATCGACCGCTGGCTCGCCGCCGTGCCGTTCGACGCCTCGAACCTCCCGGAGTGGGCCTCGAAGCTCTACCTGCACTTCTCCCAGCATCCCGACGACGCGCGCCTCCTGCTCTGGGGTCAGATCGAGGGGATGACCCTCGCGAGCCCCGGCGTCGTCGACCACGAGCAGCTCGAGTGGCGTCGCGACGAGGTCAGGAAGGCGCAGGAGGCCGGGCACATCCCGTCCGAGTGGCGCGTCGACGAACTCCTGACCCTCGCCTTCGGGCTCGTCCTGTCGTGGTTCGTGACACCGCAGACCACCAACCTCCACACGGACGACCCGGAGCGTCGCGCCCGGGTGGTGTACGAGGCCGTCGAGAACATGCTCAGGGAACCCTGA
- a CDS encoding dienelactone hydrolase family protein, protein MTIDASTLSPELQSVLASVPERDTPTTAETVRFEGPGTDLEGYLAVPGDATGPLPAVLVFHDWFGMVDHVKVRAEMLARLGYVALAGDIYGADVRPADGDEAASLAGSYYGDVELFRARALANLEKLRADPRVDSSRIAVMGYCFGGSGALEVARSGADVAGVVAFHGGLGTAAPAEKGKVTAPVLVLTGADDPIVPPSAVEAFEDEMRDAGAPDWQIVTYSGAVHAFAVPEANAPEQGAAFQETANRRSWQAMRDFLDEVFAA, encoded by the coding sequence GTGACCATCGACGCCTCCACCCTGTCCCCCGAACTCCAGTCCGTCCTCGCCTCGGTTCCCGAGCGAGACACCCCGACCACTGCGGAGACCGTCCGCTTCGAAGGTCCGGGCACCGACCTGGAGGGATACCTCGCCGTCCCCGGCGACGCCACCGGCCCGCTCCCGGCCGTCCTCGTCTTCCACGACTGGTTCGGCATGGTCGACCACGTCAAGGTGCGCGCCGAGATGCTGGCGCGCCTCGGCTACGTGGCCCTCGCCGGCGACATCTACGGCGCCGACGTCCGCCCCGCGGACGGCGACGAGGCCGCCTCCCTCGCCGGCAGCTACTACGGCGACGTCGAGCTGTTCCGCGCCCGCGCCCTCGCCAACCTCGAGAAGCTCCGCGCCGACCCCCGCGTCGACTCGTCGCGCATCGCGGTCATGGGCTACTGCTTCGGCGGCTCCGGCGCCCTCGAGGTCGCCCGTTCCGGTGCCGACGTCGCCGGCGTCGTCGCCTTCCACGGCGGTCTCGGTACGGCCGCCCCGGCCGAGAAGGGCAAGGTCACCGCGCCGGTCCTCGTCCTCACGGGCGCCGACGACCCGATCGTGCCGCCGAGCGCCGTCGAGGCCTTCGAAGACGAGATGCGCGACGCCGGTGCACCCGACTGGCAGATCGTCACGTACAGCGGTGCCGTGCACGCCTTCGCCGTCCCCGAGGCCAACGCACCCGAGCAGGGTGCCGCGTTCCAGGAGACGGCGAACCGTCGCTCCTGGCAGGCCATGCGCGACTTCCTCGACGAGGTCTTCGCCGCCTGA